Genomic window (Bacillota bacterium):
AGGCCCGGACCCCCGTCGGCGTGCTCCCCGTAGTAGCCGATCACCCTGAGGGTGACCTCACCCTCCTCGGAGGCGTAGTCGCTGACCATCGGGGCCATGACGATGCGGTTCTTGAGCCTCAGGCCACACCATTGGAGGGGTTCGAAGAGGGACGACGCTAAGACCACCTCGGCGGCCACCTCGCAGGATCCTCAGCCGTCGTTCACCGGTCGGCGGAGGCTTGATCGGCTATGGTCTTGAGCCGCTCGAAGGCGGCGAGCTTGTCGGCGAAGGGGATGGCGCTGCGGCCGCGCGGGCAGGGGACCGCCTTGTCTTTCTGCGGTTGACACCTTTGGCCCTGCCTCCCGGCGGGAAAGAATAGGACGAGACCTGGAAGAGAGGGGGATCATCGTGGACCAACTGAAGCTCGACGTCCGGGCCCGCTGGCAAGGCAAGGCCAAGACCGCAGTGCATATCCGGGACTTCCCGCCCCTGTACATGGACGAGCCGCCGGCGATGGGCGGAGGCAACGCCGGGCCCAGCCCGATGGAGTACGTCCTGGCGGCCCTCTGCGGCTGCACGGCGATCATCCTGAGGATGGTCGCCGGGGAAATCGGGGTGGCCATCGAGTCACTGGAACTAGCCGCCGAGGGGACCATCGACCCCCGCGGCCTTAAGGGCGATCCGAAGGTCATCGAGCACTTCCAGAAGATCGCCGAGACGGTCAGATTGACCACCGACGCCTCCCCCGAGCTTCTCGAACGGCTCAAGGAGGAGTGGGTCGACCGCTGCCCGGCCTATAACCTGGTGAAGGACGCCGGCATCGACCTGACCGTGGACTGGGAGATCCACCGGCCGTGACGGGCCGCGGACCCGTCGGGGGGCTCGTCCGCCTCGACGCCACATGAAGCGGCCCGGCAACGATAGGAGAAGACTTCGACCACGGCCCCGGCCGCCCGCCTCAGGGCGCGTCCGAAGCCGGGGTCGGTCGCGTCGTTGGGGGCGAATGCCGGTCATTCCGACCGGTAGACGGTCTCGTTGCGGTTCTTGTCGGCATGCCGCTCGATGGCCAGAGCGATCAAGCGGTTGATCAGCTCCCCGTACGGTAGGCCGCTGGCCTCCCAAAGCTTCGGGTACATGCTGATCTTGGTGAAGCCGGGAATGGTGTTGAGCTCATTAAGGTAGATCCGGTCGGTGCCTCTTTCAACGAAGAAGTCGACCCGAGCCATCCCGGCACAATCGATGGCTTTGAAAGCCTCGACGGCAAGTCGCCTGACCTCGGCGGCCGTCTCCGGCCGCAGGTCGGCCGGGATCCGCAACTGCGAACGTTCATCCACGTACTTGGCGGCGTAGTCGTAAAACTCGTTGCAGGGAACGATCTCGCCCGGCACGGAGGCCTCCGGGTGGTCGTTTCCGAGGACGCTGCACTCGATCTCCCGGGCGTCGACGGCGTCCTCGACCAGGATCCTCCGGTCGTAGCGGACCGCCAGGTCCATGCCGGCTCGAAGTTCATCGCGGTCGTGGGCTTTGCTGATCCCCACGCTCGAGCCGAGGTTGGCCGGCTTGATGAAGACCGGGAAGCCGAACTTGACCTCGATCTCCCGGGCCACGGCGTCACGCCGCTCCTCCCAGTCGCGCCGGAGGATCAAGAGGTAGTCGACCACCGGCAGACCACGCTGTTGCCAGACGGCCTTGGCCATGGCCTTGTCCATGCCCACCGAGGAGGCCAGGACACCGGCCCCGACGTACGGGATGTTGGCCATCTCCAGAAGGCCCTGGACCGTCCCGTCCTCACCGTAAGTCCCGTGGAGGACCGGGAAGACGACGTCGATGGCCTCCGGCCGACCGGGCCCGGGGCCGGCCGCCCCGGAGTCCGCTGCTTCCGGCAACTTGATCAGGCCGGGCGAACCCGGGTCGGGGAGGATCGCCAGGGGCGTCCCGGGGGATCCCTCAATGCCCGATTTCAGGGCCTTCATCGAGTCACCGGAAAGGAGCCACTGCCCGGAATGGGCGATCCCGATCGGAACGACCTCGTATTTGTCCTTGTCGATGGCGCCGATGACGTTGGAGGCCGACATCAGAGAGACCTCATGCTCCCCCGAGCGGCCTCCAAAGATGACGCCGACCCTTAACTTCCTGGTCAAAGCCCTACCTCCCGTTTAACCGGCAAAAAGCAGTACTAGGCTATTCAACGAAAAATTGGCTTATCCCTGTCCAGCCGGGCTGGACAGGGCTGGCAAATTCAGGTCCGACGGGGCCGAGCCCGGAAAAAGAAGACGCCCCTTGGGTCGAGGGCGTTCTGTGAAGGGCATCCTCGCCGGGGCGTCAAGCCACATCCTTATCCAGGGCAGGACGAGTCAGATTGAGCGTTGGAAGGGGTCCCGGGTGCCTCAGAGTTTGAAGCGGCCGACCAACGCCTGCATCCCCATGGCCATCTCGGCCAGGGAACGGCGACGGTCTCGTCGACGGTCGAGAAGATCAGA
Coding sequences:
- a CDS encoding OsmC family protein is translated as MDQLKLDVRARWQGKAKTAVHIRDFPPLYMDEPPAMGGGNAGPSPMEYVLAALCGCTAIILRMVAGEIGVAIESLELAAEGTIDPRGLKGDPKVIEHFQKIAETVRLTTDASPELLERLKEEWVDRCPAYNLVKDAGIDLTVDWEIHRP
- a CDS encoding D-alanine--D-alanine ligase family protein, yielding MTRKLRVGVIFGGRSGEHEVSLMSASNVIGAIDKDKYEVVPIGIAHSGQWLLSGDSMKALKSGIEGSPGTPLAILPDPGSPGLIKLPEAADSGAAGPGPGRPEAIDVVFPVLHGTYGEDGTVQGLLEMANIPYVGAGVLASSVGMDKAMAKAVWQQRGLPVVDYLLILRRDWEERRDAVAREIEVKFGFPVFIKPANLGSSVGISKAHDRDELRAGMDLAVRYDRRILVEDAVDAREIECSVLGNDHPEASVPGEIVPCNEFYDYAAKYVDERSQLRIPADLRPETAAEVRRLAVEAFKAIDCAGMARVDFFVERGTDRIYLNELNTIPGFTKISMYPKLWEASGLPYGELINRLIALAIERHADKNRNETVYRSE